One genomic region from Hoeflea algicola encodes:
- a CDS encoding haloacid dehalogenase type II gives MSYAAYVFDAYGTLFDVHAAVRRHAAAVGPDGQLLSEIWRAKQLEYSWTRSLMGQWRDFWALTEEALDHAFARVPSADKSLRAELLDAYFKLDCYPEVPAVLKTLKATGARVAILSNGSTEMLASAVKNAALDSVIDDVFSVDALQTFKTDPSVYDMVTTAYRLYPDAVSFQSSNRWDVAGATKFGFRTIWINRTQMPDEYLDLSPSLILPDLNDVI, from the coding sequence ATGTCATACGCCGCTTATGTCTTTGACGCCTATGGAACTTTGTTCGATGTTCACGCTGCGGTGCGTCGCCACGCGGCAGCCGTTGGCCCCGATGGCCAGCTTTTGTCGGAGATCTGGCGCGCCAAGCAGCTGGAATATTCTTGGACACGTAGCCTGATGGGACAATGGCGTGATTTCTGGGCGTTGACCGAGGAAGCGCTGGATCATGCTTTTGCGCGGGTGCCGAGCGCCGACAAAAGCCTGCGCGCGGAATTGCTCGACGCTTATTTCAAGCTGGATTGTTATCCTGAAGTCCCTGCCGTGCTGAAGACGCTGAAAGCCACCGGAGCACGGGTGGCCATATTGTCCAACGGCTCGACCGAGATGCTTGCGTCGGCGGTCAAGAATGCGGCGCTCGACAGCGTCATCGACGACGTCTTCTCAGTCGACGCGCTCCAGACCTTCAAGACCGATCCGTCGGTCTACGACATGGTCACCACCGCCTACCGGCTCTATCCCGATGCGGTCTCGTTCCAGTCGTCCAACCGTTGGGACGTGGCTGGCGCAACCAAGTTCGGATTTCGCACCATCTGGATCAACCGTACCCAGATGCCGGACGAATATCTCGATCTGTCGCCGTCGCTGATCCTGCCGGATCTCAATGACGTCATATGA
- the otsB gene encoding trehalose-phosphatase yields the protein MQQHLDYYSLVGFKPDSTLPDELDRLGLSAQQTALLVDFDGTLVDIAPTPGSIRVTSSDKALLDQLHARHGGALAIVSGRNLEEIVHYLDTFKGTISGGHGAELRRNARTLPGIDCNFDRLEHIKSAVMEFAVIDPRVIAEDKRFGIVLHFRQHPEVEGKVRDFVGCLIEDDEEFEMQSAKMAIEIKPKDVSKARAIERIMQFDEFRGRDIVFAGDDTTDEVAFAWVNGQGGTTIKVGEGVTAAQYRTANPASFKKWLRAQFNSAQLKLARQGN from the coding sequence ATGCAACAGCACCTGGACTATTACAGTCTGGTTGGGTTCAAACCCGATTCGACTTTGCCAGATGAACTCGACAGGCTGGGCTTGTCGGCGCAGCAGACAGCATTGCTCGTCGATTTTGACGGCACCTTGGTCGATATCGCTCCGACGCCGGGTTCGATCCGTGTCACCTCTAGCGACAAAGCGCTGCTCGATCAGTTGCACGCACGCCATGGTGGCGCCCTGGCAATCGTGTCGGGTCGTAATCTTGAAGAAATCGTCCATTATCTCGACACATTCAAGGGCACAATTTCCGGTGGCCACGGCGCTGAATTGCGCCGCAACGCCCGCACATTGCCAGGTATCGACTGCAACTTTGACCGGCTTGAGCATATCAAGAGCGCGGTCATGGAGTTCGCCGTCATTGATCCGCGCGTGATCGCCGAGGACAAGCGCTTCGGCATCGTGCTGCATTTTCGTCAGCACCCGGAGGTCGAAGGCAAGGTGCGTGACTTTGTCGGATGTCTGATCGAGGATGACGAGGAGTTCGAGATGCAATCGGCCAAGATGGCGATCGAAATCAAACCGAAGGATGTTTCCAAGGCCCGAGCGATTGAGCGCATCATGCAGTTCGACGAGTTCAGGGGGCGTGACATCGTCTTTGCTGGCGACGATACGACCGACGAGGTGGCCTTTGCCTGGGTCAACGGGCAGGGCGGTACGACAATCAAGGTCGGCGAGGGCGTCACCGCGGCCCAGTACCGCACGGCCAACCCCGCGAGTTTCAAGAAATGGCTGCGGGCCCAGTTCAATTCGGCCCAGCTCAAGCTTGCACGGCAGGGGAATTGA
- a CDS encoding alpha,alpha-trehalose-phosphate synthase (UDP-forming), which yields MGRLIVVSNRAPSIDGSSDSGGLVVALKDALSKDGGLWIGGAPEQHENPSSELVLHHRPDFDVALFELEPELHDDYYLGYSNSVLWPAFHGRVDLIVVKPRYAAAYRQVAERLARQIAETVRDDDLIWVHDYQLIPLAHYLKALGVKCRIGFFLHIPLPDLQTFMAIPDWREMVKWLADYNLIGFQTRRDLANMITIFRHGLRGELRANGNIGINGREVAIGCFPISIDVQGFRRLAAEGAVATEPPPLPRLIGVDRLDYSKGLPQRLAGYETFLSKYPQFRSKVSLLQIAPPTRDDVDAYKDIRSELEHLSGKINGDFGTIDWTPVQYIHRAMPRDELAVLFRLSRVGLVTPLFDGMNLVAKEYVAAQDEADPGVLILSQFAGAAEEMTAALIINPHNPVGIAEAIKKALDMPLGERIERHTTLYAHLEGNDIARWSAAFLKRLRAPDDIGPDNVARFPGQGVWSKTG from the coding sequence GTGGGACGTCTGATTGTTGTGTCAAACAGGGCGCCGTCAATTGATGGGAGCAGCGATTCTGGCGGCCTCGTCGTGGCGCTCAAGGATGCGCTGTCGAAAGATGGCGGATTGTGGATCGGCGGTGCCCCCGAGCAGCACGAGAACCCGTCGTCTGAACTTGTCCTTCACCACCGGCCGGATTTCGACGTCGCTCTGTTCGAACTCGAGCCGGAGCTTCATGACGATTACTATCTGGGCTATTCCAACTCGGTGCTGTGGCCAGCGTTTCATGGTCGGGTTGACCTGATTGTCGTCAAGCCACGCTATGCAGCGGCCTATCGTCAGGTGGCTGAGCGGCTGGCCCGACAGATCGCCGAAACAGTACGTGACGACGATCTCATCTGGGTGCACGACTATCAGCTGATTCCGCTGGCACACTATCTCAAGGCGCTCGGGGTGAAGTGCCGGATCGGCTTTTTTCTGCATATTCCATTGCCGGACCTGCAAACATTCATGGCAATTCCCGACTGGCGCGAGATGGTAAAGTGGCTGGCCGATTACAATCTGATCGGATTCCAGACCCGGCGCGATCTCGCCAACATGATCACAATTTTCCGTCATGGCTTGCGTGGCGAACTGCGCGCCAATGGCAATATCGGCATCAACGGTCGTGAAGTGGCGATTGGCTGTTTTCCGATCTCGATTGATGTCCAAGGTTTTCGGCGTCTTGCCGCCGAAGGTGCGGTTGCCACCGAGCCGCCGCCGCTGCCCCGCCTGATTGGTGTCGACCGGCTGGATTATTCCAAGGGGCTTCCGCAGCGCCTCGCCGGCTACGAGACCTTCCTGAGCAAATACCCGCAGTTCCGCAGCAAAGTGTCGCTGTTGCAGATCGCGCCACCAACCCGCGACGATGTCGACGCCTACAAGGACATCCGGTCCGAACTCGAACATCTTTCCGGCAAGATCAACGGCGATTTCGGCACCATCGACTGGACACCGGTGCAGTATATTCACCGTGCCATGCCGCGCGACGAACTGGCGGTATTGTTCCGGTTGTCCCGCGTCGGTCTGGTAACGCCGTTGTTCGACGGCATGAATCTCGTCGCCAAGGAGTATGTTGCCGCCCAGGATGAAGCCGATCCCGGCGTGTTGATCCTGTCGCAATTTGCCGGTGCGGCAGAGGAAATGACGGCGGCGCTGATTATCAATCCGCATAATCCAGTCGGCATTGCCGAAGCCATCAAGAAAGCGCTCGACATGCCGCTGGGCGAACGCATCGAGCGTCACACCACATTATATGCCCATCTCGAAGGCAACGATATCGCCCGCTGGAGCGCAGCATTCCTCAAACGATTGAGAGCCCCCGATGATATAGGTCCGGACAATGTGGCTCGGTTTCCAGGCCAGGGCGTGTGGTCGAAGACTGGATGA
- a CDS encoding L,D-transpeptidase gives MTVTGITGNQDDYRTPSRRGFLALGMGATAALAGCTSTTTERFNAETTPTFRTPVNRGSGLARRSDYYDIMYGPKPDEPFPLPAIPYYEIDPAFLRQEVADPTGERPGTIVVNTSERMLYLVRENGRAMRYGVGIGRAGFSWSGRAIVQWKQKWPKWTPPQEMIARQPDLEPYSAENGGMAPGLNNPLGARALYIFQNGEDTLYRLHGSPEYKSIGKAVSSGCVRLINQDIVDLYDRVPNRTPIVVV, from the coding sequence ATGACAGTGACCGGTATCACCGGAAACCAAGATGACTATCGCACACCTTCCCGTCGGGGCTTCCTGGCGCTTGGCATGGGAGCCACGGCCGCTCTTGCCGGCTGCACGTCTACGACAACCGAACGGTTCAACGCCGAAACCACACCCACGTTCCGCACACCGGTCAATCGTGGATCGGGTCTGGCGCGGCGGTCTGATTATTACGACATTATGTATGGCCCCAAGCCCGATGAGCCGTTTCCGCTGCCGGCGATTCCCTATTACGAGATCGATCCGGCCTTCCTGCGTCAGGAAGTGGCCGATCCCACCGGCGAACGTCCGGGAACCATTGTCGTCAACACCTCGGAACGGATGCTCTATCTGGTACGCGAGAACGGCCGCGCCATGCGCTACGGCGTCGGTATCGGTCGCGCCGGCTTTTCCTGGTCCGGTCGCGCAATTGTGCAGTGGAAGCAGAAATGGCCGAAATGGACCCCGCCGCAGGAAATGATCGCGCGCCAGCCTGATCTGGAGCCTTACTCAGCCGAAAACGGCGGTATGGCGCCGGGATTGAACAATCCGCTCGGGGCCCGCGCACTTTACATCTTCCAGAATGGCGAAGATACACTTTACCGGCTGCACGGTAGCCCCGAATACAAGTCGATCGGTAAGGCCGTTTCCTCCGGCTGCGTGCGGCTGATCAATCAGGATATCGTCGATCTCTATGATCGCGTGCCCAACCGGACACCGATTGTGGTCGTCTAG
- a CDS encoding M23 family metallopeptidase, whose translation MKHLGRGAVLLACGLIAAGCVPQGQGWASLYKSPQQPKLKVVMPAGAPSISQQFLFTTSDAKHLGIDVIGAVGDPVIAVADGYVAGSYSEPMYGNRVVVEHGPDATGRRIVAVYKHLDSRQVAKGTMVMRGQQLGTIGTTGVLGGGRFPHLHFEIYRQNGSSGETPTDPQIFWVNGPGQVTCFDPAITYDATVFRSTYPVPCRGQ comes from the coding sequence ATGAAACATCTTGGACGCGGTGCGGTCCTGTTGGCCTGCGGCCTGATTGCCGCCGGATGTGTCCCGCAGGGGCAAGGCTGGGCATCGCTCTACAAGTCGCCGCAACAACCGAAGCTCAAGGTGGTGATGCCCGCGGGAGCCCCGTCGATTTCCCAGCAGTTCCTGTTTACTACCAGCGATGCAAAACATCTCGGCATAGATGTGATCGGCGCCGTTGGTGATCCGGTGATCGCGGTGGCCGACGGCTATGTGGCGGGATCCTATTCGGAGCCCATGTATGGCAACCGGGTTGTTGTCGAACACGGACCGGACGCCACTGGCAGGCGTATTGTCGCCGTTTACAAGCATCTCGACAGCCGTCAGGTAGCCAAGGGGACGATGGTCATGCGTGGCCAGCAACTCGGCACCATCGGCACCACCGGGGTGCTCGGCGGCGGCAGGTTTCCGCATCTGCATTTCGAAATCTACCGGCAAAACGGGTCAAGCGGCGAAACCCCGACCGACCCGCAGATCTTCTGGGTCAATGGACCCGGGCAGGTCACCTGCTTTGATCCCGCTATCACCTATGACGCCACGGTGTTCCGCTCCACCTATCCGGTCCCTTGCCGCGGCCAGTGA